A window of Gadus chalcogrammus isolate NIFS_2021 chromosome 2, NIFS_Gcha_1.0, whole genome shotgun sequence genomic DNA:
ATAAACAGATATGCTTCCTAGTTAGCCGTTTTTAAGTTGaatatttatgtatttcttGTAATTTTATAGTCATATATAATTGAGtgtcatttgaaaaataatattaaaaaaataaaaaataaagtttatatTTTCTTTGATTCTTCGTGGTGCTGGTTGTAAAAAGGTCcctgctttttatttattaggtGTTGTTTGTAAGTGAAAGTGTCCATGCTTCGGCGTATAAACCCGTGATGACGTAACACTGCCAGTAATTCAGATGACTTCCAGACTGGCTATTCTGTTTAACGCTACACCCTCCCGCCGTAGCTGATAGACTTCGAGCCATTTCAGGCACACGCGGAGGGAGTGACATCCTAGAACAGCGCCATTGCGAAAGCAAGAGAATGCCCCGCCCCTTAGATATATTATCCCGCCTTCGACGGCAATAAACGAAACAATGATAGGCCGGAACAATCTTGTGGTTCGTGATTGGTTTCTGTACACGCCAATCTTTGAATTGACGGGTCGTGGATGGTTGGAGCGGCTGCAATGCAGGGGTGGGCTGGAAAAAGAACTATGCGCACAGGAGAAGTCTTCGCCGTGTATCAAATACGACGAGACTGATTTTTATTTagtataaaaacaaacatagaTCTAGGATTTTAGGCCCCTTATTTACACCAATCTGCATTCCACATTTATTCGTTGCTGACCAACTTTCCAACCGAGGAAAAACAAGCCAGGTACGTGTCATGAAGTTATAGCCTACTGTTCATtgttatctgtgtgtatgtttttcatTTCGTTCAATGCTGAAAATTAGTTCAGCCTCTTTCTAGAGTATCCATTGCATTGCAGTCGAGTCGACGCCGTGCATTTTCAATAGTGGCAAGTAGGCCATTGATGCCATCCAAACTTGTCATCAAAGGTTCACGTATAAAGTTGTGTTATAGACCTAGTTGGCGGAAAATCTGGTTTGATTTATGTTCTTGCTTGCTTATGTTTGTTTATCATTGACGTCAGTGCTGCTGTATACAAGTGCACTTTCCTTTAAATTttgtacgtttttttttctgtgtgtattcGACTACTATAATAAGCCTAGTAGCTGAATCattttatatttcatatatttaaGTACAGTGTTTATCCTGTTTATTATGATCTTGTTGGCTGACTATAGTCGTCACGCCCATCTCGGTACCTGCTGCAGGGTATCGTGTCCTAAAGCTGGATGTAGCTAACCTGATGGGGAGAGAGCCTCAGTATGATGTCTTGACTGGACATCATCTTCAAAACTATGGTTATGATTGCAGTGCAGTTGCAGACTGCCAGTACTGAACTATCCTCATTGTTGACATGGTTGTGGCCTTATAGTGGGGTCTTACCATGACTTTGGTAAATATGAAGATTACCCACCATTGTTTATTTGAAGATGACTATTGATGACAATATGTCAACAGCATAGGTGCAAGGTTTTAACCACCGTAATTAGCAGTAATCATCGGGACCTAATGTTTTAAATGCTTAGATCGGCGTGTTGTAGATTGATACAGATTGATGCAGAAAACAGATCTGGGAATCCAACAAGAAGTCTGTGAAATTTTAACATGTCACAAGTTCAACTAAAAAGCAACCGGCTTGAAGTCCCTCAATTATTGTTCTTGGCCTTTTTTATTCAACACACGTTCCTCTTGAAACGAAATTAGGATGCGAAAACTATGTTTACAAATCTATTTACAAATCTGTAATATCAGTGTTGTTGCTGCTTAATAGTgtagtgtttttatttgtgtgtccgtgttgttgttattatttgcTCAAATATTCTTAACACGTGTGCTGTCGAACCTTCAGTGTCAATTTTAGTAGTAATGGGAAAAGAAGGATACATCTGTAGCTGCCTTGTATGTTTTCAGTTATTTGTGTGATGGGTGTGTAGGCCTAGATATGCCTTGTCTTCTAAAAGTATAAAACAACTCATTGCTTCTCTTAGTAATCGTACCAATGTTGCAATGCATTAGAGTCCTTTTTTTGGCAACAATTTTGTAGAATAACCCCTCGCCTGTAATAGTAGTACATATTTTAATGTAAACAGGTGAACTgttgtaacaaaaaaaaaaacattgcaacaTTGTTCTCTGGAATACATCACTCAACCGTGTCACTAAGGACAACAGCGACAAACTGTGTATTTGTCTCGCTGCTATAGATTTTTTATGAGAGTAATATAAGAtatctgggggagggggatgacaTCTAATCCATCAGCCGATCAGGTAGGCTAGTTGACAGCTGGGAAGGCCGGTATTTcttggaggaggcggagctttCAGTGAAAAGGAAGTAGAAGTAGCATTGCTAATCAAGAAGCGTCCTTTTTTTTTGGTTCTTGGCAAGCGGTAGTTTCTTACGAAAGAGCAGCTGTCTGATTGGGTCTGTTTCACATGTGCGAAACATGCTGTTTGGCATGAATGGTCCACCTCATTTAAAGTCACAGCGTTTCTTAAGAAGAAAACAACTTAATAATCCTCCTTTTGGCCGTgtggtggtttgaagaggcTCCAGGGGTCACGATGGCTCAGTGGAaccagctgcagcagctggagaCCAGGTACCTGGAACAGCTCTACCACCTGTACAGCGACAGCTTCCCCATGGAGCTACGGCAGTTCCTCGCTCCCTGGATCGAGAGCCAGGACTGGTAGGTGTTCCTCAGATATGTGCCACTGGCCCCCAGATATGGGATCAGTTATGGGGATTAGGGTGTACGACTCCCAGCCGAAAGGGACTGTGTTCGATCCCTCAGTGTCCCCAGCAGTCTAACTTGTAGGCAGTCATCCTTGACTGTAAAAGAGACCATACACCTTACTTTAACGTTATTGACTTGTTTCTGTTTTCATTGTACTTTTCTTTGGCTGAAAGTATCGGCTAAATTACTCAATATGACCAAGTGGTCATGGTCAATTATCATATCAATAACAATGCTTTGGCCTTCTCTCCGGTACATGGTGTGTTTTTCAGGTTTCACATAGGTCACATTTACTGGTAGTGAACCATGAAGTTCCCTGGAAGTTGATCACCACCCTTACCTTAACGTTATTGACTTTTTTCTGTTTTCATTGTTCTTTTCTTTTGCTGAAAGTATCGGCTAAATTACTCAATATGACCAAATAGTCGTGGTCAATTATCATATTAATAACAATGCTTTGGCATTCTCTCCGGTACATGGTGTGTTTTTTCGAGTTTCACATAGGTCACTTTTACTGGTAGTGAGCCAGGAAGTTCCCAGGAAGTTTATCAACATTCATCATACAACCCTAAAGTGCCAAAAGGCACCATGATAAGGAATTGTATGCTCAGCCAGTAGAACTACTCCAAAGGTTTTGCTTATTGGCAAACAAATGCAACCTTCACCACTAGCCGTAATTACAACTAAATAAATAGGCACCCCTGGCCATTTATGCAACTGTACAAAATTTCTCAACCGCACATTTCTTTCAccatatatttgaaaaatgtttacatatacaaatattgtatcctttttttttatgtcttcatcaatctttctttattctatATGCTGTACAAtgctttatttttgtaattctATTTGGCTGTATCTCGGCCCCAATCCACCCAGAATGGATGGCACTCAGAATACCCCATTTGTTAAACCCTGACCACATCCGTGGTGTTGTGATCTCCAGGGCCTACGCCGCCAACAAGGAGTCCCACGCCACCCTGGTGTTCCACAACCTGCTGGGCGAGATCGACCAGCAGTACAGCCGCTTCCTGCAGGAGAACAACGTCCTGTACCAGCACAACCTTCGCCGCATCAAGCAGCACCTCCAGAGCAAGTACCTGGAGAAGCCCATGGAGATCGCGCGCATCGTGGCGCGCTGCCTGTGGGAGGAGCAGAGGTTGCTGCAGACGGCCACCACCGCggctcaggtgtgtgtgatgggacGGACGGGGGTAGGGTTCGTCTGGAGCCATAGGGATGTCGTCATCTGGACCCATAGGGATTTGTAGATGCCAGTGTTCAATGCCAGGCCTGAAGTCGTGCAGTGTATTTTAATCGGGGAAATCGGTCCAGTTATTGAACTGAGAAATTAGTTACGTTTCCCTAATTTTAGACAAAGGGGCATTTCAGAATAGACGGGAACAAATAGCAAACCCAAGTGCAACACTTGTGTCGTGTTGGCTGTTATTAGCTGTTACATTTTCAGTTATAAGTCATAGATCCGATTGCTATAGTCAAAATAATAGCGAAAAGGTACATTTGTGTGGATAATGTTTCACATATCTTTGGATTTGGACAGAAGCATCCCCAAGGTTAGCACCTGGACCTTGATGTAGATAAGGTAGATCATTAGAAAGAAATATCAACTCGTATGAAAACACGTCTTATATAAATAATCCTGCACCGCACTTTGCTCTATTTACATAGTCTAGAGATCATTTTGATACTTTTATGACcgtatatatatttactttatATACATAGTATATCATTGTGAAGGATtaactggtggtggtggtgttgatgatgatgatggtgatgatgatgatgatgatgatgatgatattgcCTCTGCAGGACGGCCAGGCGGCGCATCCCTCCGGGACCGTGGTTACGGAGAAACAGCAGATCCTAGAGCACAACCTCCAGGACATCAGGAAGAGGGTGCAGGTAGGGCCTGTCCATTTTGCTGAAAAGACCATCAATATATAaccgatatttatatttatttatttgtgtgtatcaAAGTGTGTCACCCAtacattgactcccatgtttgAACAGAGAACATAATGGATTTGAAATGCCTATGTGTCGTTTGCAGGACATGGAGCAGAAGATGAAAATGCTTGAGAATCTACAGGACGACTTTGACTTTAACTACAAGACCCTAAAAAGCCAAGGAGGTGTGCATTGCTTTAATGGGTTTTAATTTAATCCTGATGAAACAACGGACTTGGGGGACAGATTTTCAGCCTATAGATTTTCAAAGAAAGTAAACAATGTCTCCACCCTCTCGTGCTCTTCAGAGCTGTCCCAGGACCTGAACGGCAACAGCCAGGCTGCGGCCACAAGGCAGAAGATGGCCCAGCTGGAGCAGATGCTGAGTGCCCTGGACCAGCTGAGGAGGGTACGATTAGCCACGCCGTTCAGTCCGGAAGGCTGCTGGGGTGTAACCAGAGCCAAGTCAATGTATTGACCTGACTTCTAatgaggggagggagatgggagggaAAAGATCCTAGGCTCGAGTTTCTCCAGATGACAAGTCAGCTAGTGTGAAGGCAGAATGTCGTCGTGAAAGCCATTCATCTTTGGTTGATGTACATTAAGCAATAACAGCATCAAACCTTATTGAAGGGACGTACAATTACAGAAATGCACTCAATTATTGGTTAACCTTACAACTGAAAATAAGTAGAAGGAGAAGTTGTAAGCCAAGTGTGTAGTGAAGGGTCAGTTTGGTGGTTTAATGCGCTAACCACGTAGGCAATATTATACCGACTCAGGTTCGATTCCCATCTGTCTACTGCTACATCTCATTCCCCCTCTTCTTCAACCCGCTTCCCTGTTGCTTTTTCCTGTACTGCCAATACAATAATTGTTAAATTTTTTCTTCAAAAAttgaagaaaaaattgaaaaatcCCTTCAAttaggtgaaaaaaaaaaaaggtggaaATGAGACTACAAGGAACTGAGAACAATAATTGACTAATGAGATCATGAAGAAAGAAACGTCCTCTCTTGAGGGTGGGTGGACTGACTGGCGTCGCTCTGTTCTTCTTCCAGCAAATCGTGACGGAGATGGGGGGTCTGCTGACGGCCATGGACTTTGTTCAGAAGAACCTGACGGACGAGGAGCTGGCCGACTGGAAGCGGAGGCAGCAGATCGCCTGTATCGGCGGGCCGCCCAACATCTGCCTGGACCGCCTGGAGACATGGTAACCCTGAACCCGTTCAAGACGGTGACAAAGCTTTTCGGTCGGGGAGCCACAATACATGATTTGCCGCTTTGACATTTATTTGAATGGAACAATgtcaaaaatagaaatgtgtgGGCATTTTCTAAAAGATTGTTTACAATTTGGAATTTACTTTATCGGGCTCTTTGCTCCAAAGTGACTCATAAACAACTGCTGGAATATCCTGCCCCCGTAAGGGGGCAGGATTTATTTATACTCctttataaatacattattcAATGTGTGCTGACATTGACATTGTTTTTCTATGCATGAATCGCCGAAAGAAAATAGTGCCGCAGAACCAACATTAGTTACGTCCGTTACTTAGTGTTTATTTCAaggtgaataaaaaaaaaagtaacctTCCAAATGTTAAACATCGATTTTGACCATCAGGCACCCATAATCGCATAATCGATTAATCAGACCCCTCCTTATACCAGAGTGGCAGAATGTGGATCAACATGTCAAAGGCATGAATCTTATCTCTTCCCCCTCTACTTCCCCGCAGGATTACGTCTCTTGCCGAGTCCCAGCTCCAGATCCGCCAGCAGATCaagaagctggaggagctgcagcagaAGGTCTCCTACAAGGGAGACCCCATCATCCAGCACCGGCCAGCCCTGGAGGAGAAGATCGTCGACCTGTTCAGGAACCTCATGAAGAGGTTAGCAAAGGGGGCCGAGTGAATGTTTGTAGCCTTATGCAAGGGTTCGGGATAGGGTTATGCAATTGATTTCCAAAATATTTGTACGGCCTTACGTTGTTTAATCAAGGCCGATCTTTGTAAATAACCGAGTGACGGCCTTGCCAATGATCAACAAACAATGTTCAACATTGTTTGTTGAAATTCTGTGCGGCAATGTTCTTCATGAACTTAAACTCGTCAGTTTGACGTGTTTAGGAGAGGTTTTCAATGGGGCTTATGGCCAGACTGATGATAGAACACGATGTGGACCTGTCTGATCAGGATTGTCTCACAACCTATATTGGGGTACTATGTGTAGTTTTGCCACACATAGTACCATATTTTTTGGTATGATCCTGGATTGTTTTCAAGATGTTCTTCTGTTTTAtctctggtttgtgtgtgtgtgcttgtgcgtgtggttaaatcaaatatttatacCATCTGTTCCAGTGCCTTTGTGGTCGAAAGACAGCCCTGTATGCCAATGCATCCAGACAGACCGCTAGTCATCAAAACAGGAGTGCAGTTCACCAACAAAGTCAGGTATTCATGAGGAGGCGTTGTATTGTTTTTCAATAATAGACGGTTTCTACCATCCCAAACATTTAAGAAAATACAGGGTAATGTTTGATGATACAACATTTATTTGTGCAGGTTACTGGTAAAGTTTCCTGAACTGAATTACCAGCTGAAGATCAAAGTCTGTATTGATAAGTGAGTTAAGCCTCACACACATCACACTCGATATCATGATTACAAGTAGGACCAAGAACTAATCGATTTTCAATAATATTTTTCTCCTGTATTCATTTTCAGGGAATCGGGGGATGTGGCTGCAATTCGAGGGTAAGATTCTacatttttgttcttttttggaTTGAACATGTTACAAATATATTTGTCACCTTCCATTAACTCCATGGTTAGAGAACAAATTGTGTGCAAAAAGATTTTTATTCAGTTATTGTTTTTCAGGTCAAGGAAGTTCAACATCCTGGGCACCAACACCAAAGTCATGAACATGGAAGAGTCGAACAATGGCAGCCTGTCTGCCGAATTCAAACACTTGGTGAGGCCAATGCACCTATTATTAGCTGCCTGGAATGGGAGCCTGTTTTTAATAGTGTTCCTCCTCTAATGACTAACGACTTCTCCGTTTCCTTGCAGACGTTAAGAGAGCAGAGGTGCGGCAATGGCGGCCGGACAAATAGCGACGTGAgtgcacacgaacacacgcgcgcgcacacacacacacacacatacagacatgtaCATGTTAACCCTAAAGCAACCTTGTCCTAATACAGAGTCCTCTCTCTTTCAACCCACTCCTTCCGTCTCCCTTTACACTTCCGGCAATTGAGACATTATAAGaccttgaaaaaaaagaatgagacATGACTAGCAGTGAATTCTTTGTTGGTAAATCCAGCTTGTATCCTCTGCAAGAACAAAAGGATGTTCTTGTTGATTATTATAATTTCTTGTATATAAACGCCTCATTTACATGCAGACCTGAACTTCTGACCTGAACTGTATTCTCTCTGCAGGCTTCGCTGATCGTCACCGAGGAGCTCCACCTCATCACCTTCGAGACAGAGGTCTACCACCAGGGCCTGAAGATAGATCTGGAGGTGAGGACGAGGGGCAGAAGGGAGGACCCCTCGGTATCGGAATAGTGGAAACATGCGGTCCATACATACTCGGTTCCTTCTTTTTACAATGCATTTATTAAGCTGACCCTCTTAGCCAAAGTGACTTAAATGAAGTGCATTTAACCATAAAGTGACAGCACATAAATTGCAAGTACTCATGACATTTTAGAATGAAGAGATAGACatagggtatatatatatatatatatatatatataatcataatatatatataatatataatcgtTTTTTTCCCATGGGCAGATGCATCTTTCCAGATGCAGTCTGAGCAGATGAGTTTTCAGGCTACTGCGGAAATTGTCGTGTTTATACTGTCATGACGTCAGTGGGGAGCTTGTTCCACTATTGTGGAGTCAGGACCACACACTGTGGGTATTTGGTTCAGTGGCAGCTGGGGCCTCCTTGTAGTGAAGGAGTCGTTTTGATATCATTTCAACCCACACAAGGGACCAGGGATCACATTCACCCCAGTGGTTGTTACGAGCCATGAGGCTACGATGGGCGACTGGTGAGAGATAGACGATGCTACTGCATTGCCTATCTCaactggtagagcaaggcattaacccTGACAGAGGGTCACGCCATGCCGGAGGCGGTGGATTGATTCCCACTGAATGGTGTGCCACTCATTCTAATGTGCTCTGGGTTCTTAGCTGCTTCGAAATGAAAGTACAAACATTTTGTGTATGCTCTTATTGGTAAATAAGAGAATGGTAGAGCACTTATGTAGCAGACAATACCGGTCTTGGTGATTAAACCATTGTAACCCTCTTTCCGGGTTTCACTCAAACATCCGTTGCCAATCGAACTGGTCCAAATCCCTTTGTTGTGCCGATTCTGCCTACGAGCAAGTCATTTTGACTTATGACTTTGGAAACAGATGTTTTAGTATAGCCAGAACCGACTACTACGATTGGTTTGATCAACCACATGCTAATAAGTATTCACAAGTCATTCAGTATTTAAAGTAACCGTGAATTGAAGCATCCAACCGTGTGTCGACACAGCATCCTACTGAGCTGACGGTCGGACTCCACCTGCTTCAGTCTATTTAACCGTGCACCCACGCTGGCTGTGCTGTTCATGCTGCCGTGACCAAGTGAATGTCTGCTCTAGCACAGTCCTGCGTGCAAGACACGTGATCTGAATctagagctgtgtgtgtatacgtgtgtgcgtgcgtgtgtgtgtgtgtgtgtgtgtgtgtgtgtgtgtgtgtgtgtgtgtgtgtgtgtgtgtgtgtgtgtgtgtgtgtgtgtgtgtgtgtgtgtgtgtgtgtgtgtgtgtgtgtgtgtgtgtgtgtgtttgcatgcgtgcgtgcgccggCACACCACACTACAAAGAACACGTTGTCAATGCAGTCGTCGTTACATACAGGAAATGAAAGGTAATACTGAGCTAGCAGTTGTGTCATCTTGCTGTGTTGCATGGGGGCGTCTCTGTTTGATGTAAAGGGAGAAGTGCACTGTTCATCGCGCGTGTAATCTTATCTGAATGACCTGCTTTGTAGCCCAGGGTGCATGCTTTTGTCAGAGGCGCTGTCTGCTTTGAAGCGGGAAGCCATGTACTCCTTTCACAAATATTTTTTCTCAAGAATGAAATGTGGCCATCCAATCCATCCGGGGAAGTTTTTTTTCCTTGTTACCTTACCGTGTTTTATCCTGGTCCACTTTTGTCCCACCTCCGTGTTCGATCTGTAGCTACTATTcaagccactagaggctgctaatgGGAAAACGTACAAGGTGCAGTTAACACCCAGGGGAAGGAGATAACCCCTTTTTATATTGATGTAACATAACTCGTCCACCTCGGCAATTTTACTGTAACTGTAACCGCAATCTTTAGAGGTTAAGTTGTTCATGTCTAATTGTATCGATATTGATTTGATATTGCAGACCCACTCCTTGCCAGTTGTGGTCATCTCCAACATCTGCCAGATGCCCAACGCCTGGGCCTCCATCTTGTGGTACAACATGCTCACCAATCACCCCAAGGTACGACAGCGCCCTCTTGTGTTGCGGGGGCTGAACTGGCCTTATAGaaaatgtgtgtatt
This region includes:
- the stat3 gene encoding signal transducer and activator of transcription 3 isoform X2, with protein sequence MAQWNQLQQLETRYLEQLYHLYSDSFPMELRQFLAPWIESQDWAYAANKESHATLVFHNLLGEIDQQYSRFLQENNVLYQHNLRRIKQHLQSKYLEKPMEIARIVARCLWEEQRLLQTATTAAQDGQAAHPSGTVVTEKQQILEHNLQDIRKRVQDMEQKMKMLENLQDDFDFNYKTLKSQGELSQDLNGNSQAAATRQKMAQLEQMLSALDQLRRQIVTEMGGLLTAMDFVQKNLTDEELADWKRRQQIACIGGPPNICLDRLETWITSLAESQLQIRQQIKKLEELQQKVSYKGDPIIQHRPALEEKIVDLFRNLMKSAFVVERQPCMPMHPDRPLVIKTGVQFTNKVRLLVKFPELNYQLKIKVCIDKESGDVAAIRGSRKFNILGTNTKVMNMEESNNGSLSAEFKHLTLREQRCGNGGRTNSDASLIVTEELHLITFETEVYHQGLKIDLETHSLPVVVISNICQMPNAWASILWYNMLTNHPKNVNFFTKPPVGTWDQVAEVLSWQFSSTTKRGLTIEQLTTLAEKLLGPCVNYSGCQITWAKFCKENMAGKGFSFWVWLDNIIDLVKKYILALWNEGYIMGFISKERERAILSPKPPGTFLLRFSESSKEGGITFTWVEKDINGKTQIQSVEPYTKQQLNSMSFAEIIMGYKIMDATNILVSPLVYLFPEIPKEDAFGKYCRPEAVPEPDVGGDPMNTIQPYLKTKFICVTPCPSVFMDFPDSDLLGNAFPGTNSGNTSDLFPMSPRTLDSLMHNEAESNPGPLDSLTLDMELSSDVASPM
- the stat3 gene encoding signal transducer and activator of transcription 3 isoform X1 translates to MAQWNQLQQLETRYLEQLYHLYSDSFPMELRQFLAPWIESQDWAYAANKESHATLVFHNLLGEIDQQYSRFLQENNVLYQHNLRRIKQHLQSKYLEKPMEIARIVARCLWEEQRLLQTATTAAQDGQAAHPSGTVVTEKQQILEHNLQDIRKRVQDMEQKMKMLENLQDDFDFNYKTLKSQGELSQDLNGNSQAAATRQKMAQLEQMLSALDQLRRQIVTEMGGLLTAMDFVQKNLTDEELADWKRRQQIACIGGPPNICLDRLETWITSLAESQLQIRQQIKKLEELQQKVSYKGDPIIQHRPALEEKIVDLFRNLMKSAFVVERQPCMPMHPDRPLVIKTGVQFTNKVRLLVKFPELNYQLKIKVCIDKESGDVAAIRGSRKFNILGTNTKVMNMEESNNGSLSAEFKHLTLREQRCGNGGRTNSDASLIVTEELHLITFETEVYHQGLKIDLETHSLPVVVISNICQMPNAWASILWYNMLTNHPKNVNFFTKPPVGTWDQVAEVLSWQFSSTTKRGLTIEQLTTLAEKLLGPCVNYSGCQITWAKFCKENMAGKGFSFWVWLDNIIDLVKKYILALWNEGYIMGFISKERERAILSPKPPGTFLLRFSESSKEGGITFTWVEKDINGKTQIQSVEPYTKQQLNSMSFAEIIMGYKIMDATNILVSPLVYLFPEIPKEDAFGKYCRPEAVPEPDVGGDPMNTIQPYLKTKFICVTPEILTCFHRCPSVFMDFPDSDLLGNAFPGTNSGNTSDLFPMSPRTLDSLMHNEAESNPGPLDSLTLDMELSSDVASPM
- the stat3 gene encoding signal transducer and activator of transcription 3 isoform X3; this translates as MAQWNQLQQLETRYLEQLYHLYSDSFPMELRQFLAPWIESQDWAYAANKESHATLVFHNLLGEIDQQYSRFLQENNVLYQHNLRRIKQHLQSKYLEKPMEIARIVARCLWEEQRLLQTATTAAQDGQAAHPSGTVVTEKQQILEHNLQDIRKRVQDMEQKMKMLENLQDDFDFNYKTLKSQGELSQDLNGNSQAAATRQKMAQLEQMLSALDQLRRQIVTEMGGLLTAMDFVQKNLTDEELADWKRRQQIACIGGPPNICLDRLETWITSLAESQLQIRQQIKKLEELQQKVSYKGDPIIQHRPALEEKIVDLFRNLMKSAFVVERQPCMPMHPDRPLVIKTGVQFTNKVRLLVKFPELNYQLKIKVCIDKESGDVAAIRGSRKFNILGTNTKVMNMEESNNGSLSAEFKHLTLREQRCGNGGRTNSDASLIVTEELHLITFETEVYHQGLKIDLETHSLPVVVISNICQMPNAWASILWYNMLTNHPKNVNFFTKPPVGTWDQVAEVLSWQFSSTTKRGLTIEQLTTLAEKLLGPCVNYSGCQITWAKFCKENMAGKGFSFWVWLDNIIDLVKKYILALWNEGYIMGFISKERERAILSPKPPGTFLLRFSESSKEGGITFTWVEKDINGKTQIQSVEPYTKQQLNSMSFAEIIMGYKIMDATNILVSPLVYLFPEIPKEDAFGKYCRPEAVPEPDVGGDPMNTIQPYLKTKFICVTPTNSGNTSDLFPMSPRTLDSLMHNEAESNPGPLDSLTLDMELSSDVASPM